The Candidatus Methylomirabilis sp. DNA segment TCGTTGTGGGAAAGGCGACGGAACTTCCGACCGGTCCGACTGCGCTCCAGAACCGCCACCTCCAGACTCTGCGGCTTGACCTTCACGTTGCTCACGGCTTCCAGCGCCCCTGTGGCCAGCCTCAGGGCAGCCTTCTGATCAAGCCCTGCCTCATATTTGTCCTTCAGGTGCAGCCGCAGTTCTTCGGCTTGTCCCCCGATCGCGACAAATCCCTTTTCATCACCGATGCTGCCGTCAAAGGCAATCCGGTACAACTCGTTGGGTAGCCCTCCATCGGCCACCTCCACCACCAGGATCTCCACCTCCAACGGCTTCATCGCTTCACTGAAAATATTTCCGATAGTCTGAGAGTAGGCATTGGCGAGTGACTTGGCCGTCACGTCTTCCCGATCATACGCGAACCCCTTCAGGTCCGCATAGCGAATCCCCGCCTTGCGCAGATTCTCGAACTCGCTGTACCTCCCGGCGCCGGCAAAGGCGATCCGGTCGTAAATCTCGGAGATCTTATTGAGCGAGGCGCTGGGGTTCTCGGCTACCAGCAGCATTCCGTCAGTATACTCCAGCACGATAATCGATTTCCCCTTGGCGATGCCCTTTCGGGCATACTCCGCCTTATCCTGCATCATCTGCTCTGGCGACACATAATAGGGTAGCGCCATTAGATCATGCTCCTCGCTCGGCTTCCCGGCGGCGATCGATGATGGCCTGGCAGATCTCCCTGATGCGGGTCTCCGCCACATCCTGCAGACCCGCCATGGCAGCGAGCTTCACCGTAGGAAAGATTCCGCGAACGAAATCCGGACCCCCGGTCCCGACATCCTCCTCCGCGGCGTCAATCAGCGCCTCCAGCCCGACCGCTATCGCTTCATCCTCAGTCATGCCGGCCCGATAGAGCTTCTTCATAGTGGAACGGGCGTCTTTCCCGCCTGACCCGGTGGCATAGTAATCCGTTTCCTCGTACCTGCCGCCGGTCACGTCGTACTTGAAGATCTTGCCCTCACCGTTTCTGACATCATAGCCGACAAAGAGTGGGATCACCACCAGCCCTTGCATCGCCATCGGCAGGTTGGCTTTGATCATCTGTGACAACTTATTTGCCTTACCCTCCAACGAGAGCATCACACCCTCTAGTTTTTCGTAGTGGGTAAGCTCCACCTCAAACAGTTTGGCCATCTCGATGCACGGGCCGGCAACGCCCGCGATGGCGATGGCTGAGTGATCATCCGCCTTGAATACCTTCTCGATTCGTCGCGACGAGACCTGGTAGCCCTCGGTCGCCTGCCGATCTCCTGCGAGGATCGCCCCATCTCGGTACTTCAAGGCCAGGATGGTGGTCCCGTGAGGGCTCTCCTTCAGTTCCCGGATCTCGGCCTGCGACAGCCCTTCCGGCTGGATCTGCATCTGCGGCAGAAGGTCCGACCGGCTCTGCCGAAGCAGGTCAAAAAAACTCGAACCCGGAACCATGGAATCGAAGAACGAGTGCATCGGCACCTC contains these protein-coding regions:
- the prcA gene encoding proteasome subunit alpha gives rise to the protein MALPYYVSPEQMMQDKAEYARKGIAKGKSIIVLEYTDGMLLVAENPSASLNKISEIYDRIAFAGAGRYSEFENLRKAGIRYADLKGFAYDREDVTAKSLANAYSQTIGNIFSEAMKPLEVEILVVEVADGGLPNELYRIAFDGSIGDEKGFVAIGGQAEELRLHLKDKYEAGLDQKAALRLATGALEAVSNVKVKPQSLEVAVLERSRTGRKFRRLSHNDLTAILTDTEQ
- the prcB gene encoding proteasome subunit beta, with translation MHSFFDSMVPGSSFFDLLRQSRSDLLPQMQIQPEGLSQAEIRELKESPHGTTILALKYRDGAILAGDRQATEGYQVSSRRIEKVFKADDHSAIAIAGVAGPCIEMAKLFEVELTHYEKLEGVMLSLEGKANKLSQMIKANLPMAMQGLVVIPLFVGYDVRNGEGKIFKYDVTGGRYEETDYYATGSGGKDARSTMKKLYRAGMTEDEAIAVGLEALIDAAEEDVGTGGPDFVRGIFPTVKLAAMAGLQDVAETRIREICQAIIDRRREAERGA